The Arachis ipaensis cultivar K30076 chromosome B07, Araip1.1, whole genome shotgun sequence genome includes a window with the following:
- the LOC107609662 gene encoding uncharacterized protein LOC107609662 isoform X1: protein MKMKGETVTLILVNLAGIMERADESLLPGVYKEVGAALHTDPTGLGSLTLFRSIVQSSCYPLAAYLAVRHNRAHVIAIGAFLWAAATFLVAFSSTFLQIAVSRALNGIGLALVAPAIQSLVADSTDDSNRGMAFGWLQLTGNLGSLIGGLFSVMIAPITFIGIPGWRISFHIVGLISIVVGTAVYLFANDPHFSKDVENVSNQVPSKTFWSDVKDLVEEGKSVSKIRSFQIIVTQGITGSFPWSALSFAPMWLELTGFSHEKTAFLIALFVIASSVGGLFGGKMGDILSMRLPNSGRIILAQISSASAIPLAAILLLGLPADPSTAILHGLVLIIMGLFISWNAPAANNPIFAEIVPERSRTSVYALDRSLESILSSFAPPAVGILSQHVYGYKPIPEGSSESQEILTDRENAASLAKSLYMAIGIPMALCCLIYSFLYRTYPRDKERARMEVLIESEMQRIDSDGAAMIEPEELFIGDYDGDGDGVDRDEDEENILLYRQSTFSNFQLR from the exons atgaaaatgaagggAGAAACTGTTACACTGATTCTGGTGAACCTGGCAGGGATAATGGAGAGAGCAGATGAGTCATTGCTACCAGGTGTGTACAAGGAAGTTGGTGCAGCACTTCACACTGACCCAACTGGCCTTGGCTCACTCACTCTTTTCCGATCCATTGTGCAGTCCTCTTGCTACCCCTTAGCTGCCTACCTCGCCGTCCGCCACAACCGCGCCCATGTCATTGCTATCGGCGCTTTTCTTTGGGCCGCTGCCACCTTTCTTGTTGCGTTCTCCTCTACTTTCCTTCAG ATAGCTGTATCGCGAGCATTGAATGGGATTGGCCTTGCATTAGTAGCACCTGCAATTCAGTCCCTTGTGGCCGATTCAACAGATGATAGCAATCGTGGAATGGCTTTTGGATGGCTTCAGCTAACAGGCAATCTTGGTTCCCTTATTGGTGGACTCTTCTCTGTAATGATAGCTCCGATAACGTTCATTGGTATCCCAGGTTGGAGGATTTCCTTCCATATTGTTGGACTGATAAGCATTGTAGTAGGTACTGCAGTCTACCTATTTGCCAACGATCCACACTTCTCCAAGGATGTGGAAAATGTGAGCAATCAAGTTCCAAGTAAAACGTTTTGGTCAGACGTGAAAGATCTTGTTGAAGAAGGCAAATCAGTTTCTAAGATTCGGTCTTTCCAGATTATTGTTACACAGGGTATCACTGGTTCCTTTCCATGGTCAGCTTTGTCATTTGCACCAATGTGGTTAGAGCTTACCGGTTTCTCCCACGAGAAAACTGCTTTCCTCATAGCTTTATTTGTGATTGCTAGCTCAGTTGGGGGTTTGTTTGGAGGTAAGATGGGGGATATCCTTTCCATGCGCCTTCCCAATTCTGGGAGGATAATTCTAGCACAGATAAGCTCTGCATCAGCAATTCCTTTAGCAGCAATCCTTTTGCTTGGATTACCGGCTGATCCATCTACAGCAATACTTCATGGCTTGGTTTTGATAATCATGGGGCTCTTCATATCTTGGAATGCTCCAGCTGCAAATAA TCCAATTTTTGCAGAGATAGTTCCGGAGAGATCCCGAACAAGTGTGTACGCACTTGACCGTTCTTTGGAGTCTATACTATCATCTTTTGCACCCCCTGCAGTGGGGATTTTGTCTCAACATGTTTATGGATATAAGCCCATCCCTGAAGGATCTAGTGAATCTCAAGAGATTTTAACAGATAGAGAGAATGCAGCATCATTGGCCAAGTCGCTTTACATGGCAATAGGAATTCCGATGGCTCTCTGCTGTTTGATCTACTCGTTCCTTTACAGGACCTACCCAAGGGACAAGGAAAGAGCTCGGATGGAGGTGTTAATAGAGTCGGAGATGCAGCGAATTGATTCAGATGGTGCAGCAATGATTGAACCAGAAGAACTGTTTATTGGGGAttatgatggtgatggtgatggtgttgatcgtgatgaagatgaagaaaaCATATTGCTCTACCGGCAGTCCACATTTTCAAACTTCCAACTTAGGTAA
- the LOC107609662 gene encoding uncharacterized protein LOC107609662 isoform X2: MAFGWLQLTGNLGSLIGGLFSVMIAPITFIGIPGWRISFHIVGLISIVVGTAVYLFANDPHFSKDVENVSNQVPSKTFWSDVKDLVEEGKSVSKIRSFQIIVTQGITGSFPWSALSFAPMWLELTGFSHEKTAFLIALFVIASSVGGLFGGKMGDILSMRLPNSGRIILAQISSASAIPLAAILLLGLPADPSTAILHGLVLIIMGLFISWNAPAANNPIFAEIVPERSRTSVYALDRSLESILSSFAPPAVGILSQHVYGYKPIPEGSSESQEILTDRENAASLAKSLYMAIGIPMALCCLIYSFLYRTYPRDKERARMEVLIESEMQRIDSDGAAMIEPEELFIGDYDGDGDGVDRDEDEENILLYRQSTFSNFQLR; encoded by the exons ATGGCTTTTGGATGGCTTCAGCTAACAGGCAATCTTGGTTCCCTTATTGGTGGACTCTTCTCTGTAATGATAGCTCCGATAACGTTCATTGGTATCCCAGGTTGGAGGATTTCCTTCCATATTGTTGGACTGATAAGCATTGTAGTAGGTACTGCAGTCTACCTATTTGCCAACGATCCACACTTCTCCAAGGATGTGGAAAATGTGAGCAATCAAGTTCCAAGTAAAACGTTTTGGTCAGACGTGAAAGATCTTGTTGAAGAAGGCAAATCAGTTTCTAAGATTCGGTCTTTCCAGATTATTGTTACACAGGGTATCACTGGTTCCTTTCCATGGTCAGCTTTGTCATTTGCACCAATGTGGTTAGAGCTTACCGGTTTCTCCCACGAGAAAACTGCTTTCCTCATAGCTTTATTTGTGATTGCTAGCTCAGTTGGGGGTTTGTTTGGAGGTAAGATGGGGGATATCCTTTCCATGCGCCTTCCCAATTCTGGGAGGATAATTCTAGCACAGATAAGCTCTGCATCAGCAATTCCTTTAGCAGCAATCCTTTTGCTTGGATTACCGGCTGATCCATCTACAGCAATACTTCATGGCTTGGTTTTGATAATCATGGGGCTCTTCATATCTTGGAATGCTCCAGCTGCAAATAA TCCAATTTTTGCAGAGATAGTTCCGGAGAGATCCCGAACAAGTGTGTACGCACTTGACCGTTCTTTGGAGTCTATACTATCATCTTTTGCACCCCCTGCAGTGGGGATTTTGTCTCAACATGTTTATGGATATAAGCCCATCCCTGAAGGATCTAGTGAATCTCAAGAGATTTTAACAGATAGAGAGAATGCAGCATCATTGGCCAAGTCGCTTTACATGGCAATAGGAATTCCGATGGCTCTCTGCTGTTTGATCTACTCGTTCCTTTACAGGACCTACCCAAGGGACAAGGAAAGAGCTCGGATGGAGGTGTTAATAGAGTCGGAGATGCAGCGAATTGATTCAGATGGTGCAGCAATGATTGAACCAGAAGAACTGTTTATTGGGGAttatgatggtgatggtgatggtgttgatcgtgatgaagatgaagaaaaCATATTGCTCTACCGGCAGTCCACATTTTCAAACTTCCAACTTAGGTAA